One Trichosurus vulpecula isolate mTriVul1 chromosome 7, mTriVul1.pri, whole genome shotgun sequence genomic region harbors:
- the TMEM120A gene encoding ion channel TACAN → MEGPPAPSVGACLRDWDELQRDFQSIQETHREYRLQLEQLTKLQSSCSTSIARQKKKLKELALTLKKCRGSIPSDKEEMVQEIENLIKERQGVFFDMEAYLPKKNGLYLSLVLGSVNVTLLSKQAKFAYKDEYEKFKLYLTIILIVISFTCRFLLNSRVTDATFNFLLVWYYCTLTIRESILINNGSRIKGWWVFHHYVSTFLSGVMLTWPDGLMYQKFRNQFLSFSMYQSFVQFLQYYYQSGCLYRLRALGERHNMDLTVEGFQSWMWRGLTFLLPFLFFGHFWQLFNAVTLFQLAREPQCKEWQVLMCGLPFLLLFLGNFFTTLRVVHQKFHSQHRNKKD, encoded by the exons GAGACCCACCGAGAGTACCGCCTGCAGCTGGAGCAACTGACCAAGCTGCAaagtagctgctccacctccatCGCCCGGCAGAAGAAGAAACTCAAGGAGCTGgccttgaccctgaagaa ATGCAGAGGCTCCATCCCATCCGACAAGGAGGAAATGGTACAGGAGATAGAGAACCTTATCAAAGAGCGGCAGGGGGTCTTCTTTGACATGGAGGCGTATTTGCCCAAGAAAAATGG GCTGTACCTGAGTCTTGTCCTGGGAAGCGTCAACGTCACACTCCTCAGCAAGCAGGCTAA GTTTGCCTACAAGGATGAGTATGAGAAGTTCAAGCTTTACCTCACCATCATCCTCATAGTCATCTCCTTCACCTGCCGCTTCCTCCTCAATTCTAG GGTGACAGATGCAACCTTCAACTTCCTGTTGGTGTGGTACTATTGCACACTGACCATCCGGGAAAGCATCCTCATTAACAATGGGTCCCG GATCAAAGGCTGGTGGGTGTTCCATCACTATGTCTCCACCTTCTTATCCGGAGTCATGCTGACGTG GCCCGATGGACTCATGTACCAAAAGTTTCGAAACCAGTTCCTGTCCTTTTCTATGTACCAGA GCTTTGTACAGTTCCTTCAATACTACTACCAGAGTGGCTGTCTATACCGCCTGCGGGCCCTGGGTGAGAGGCATAACATGGACCTCACTGTGG AGGGCTTCCAGTCCTGGATGTGGAGGGgcctcaccttcctcctcccctttctcttctttggtcac TTTTGGCAACTGTTTAATGCTGTGACCCTGTTCCAACTGGCCCGAGAGCCACAGTGTAAGGAGTGGCAG gTGCTCATGTGCGGCCTCCCTTTCCTCTTGCTCTTCCTTGGTAACTTCTTCACTACTCTACGGGTGGTTCACCAGAAGTTCCACAGCCAACATAGAAACAAGAAGGACTGA
- the LOC118856910 gene encoding NADPH--cytochrome P450 reductase: protein MADMDTSAAASEAGAEDISLFSVTDMFLFSLIVGLLTYWFFFRKKKEDIPEFTKIQAPEHSPVKESSFVEKMKKTGRNIVVFYGSQTGTAEEFANRLAKDAHRYGMRGMAADPEEYDLADLSSLPEIDNALAVFCMATYGEGDPTDNAQDFYDWLQETDVDLSGVKFAVFALGNKTYEHFNAMGKYVDSRLEQLGAQRIFEVGLGDDDGNLEEDFITWREQFWPAVCEHFGVEATGEESSIRQYELVVHTDENMNKVYTGEMGRLKSYENQKPPFDAKNPFLATVTTNRKLNQGGERHLMHLELDISNSKIRYESGDHVAVYPANDASLVNQLGEILGADLDVVMSLNNLDEESNKKHPFPCPTTYRTALTYYLDITNPPRTNVLYELAQYAGEPAEQEQLRKMASSSGEGKELYLSWVVEARRNILAILQDSPSLRPPIDHLCELLPRLQARYYSIASSSKVHPNSVHICAVVVEYETKSGRINKGVATNWLKAKEPAVENGHKATVPMFVRKSQFRLPFKPTTPVIMIGPGTGIAPFVGFIQERAWLKEQGKEVGETVLYYGCRRSDEDYLYREELAQFQKDGVLSQLNVAFSREQDHKVYVQHLMKQNKEHLWRLIQEGNAHVYVCGDARNMARDVQNVFCEIVSEFGGMNQSQAVDFIKKLMAKGRYSLDVWS from the exons ACACTCTCCTGTCAAAGAGAGCAGCTTtgtggagaagatgaagaagacg GGCAGGAACATCGTTGTGTTTTATGGCTCCCAGACGGGCACTGCTGAAGAATTTGCTAACCGCCTCGCCAAAGATGCTCACCGCTATGGAATGCGGGGCATGGCCGCTGACCCCGAAGAGTATGATTTG gCGGATTTGAGCAGCCTTCCGGAAATAGATAATGCCCTGGCAGTGTTCTGCATGGCCACCTATGGGGAGGGGGACCCCACAGACAATGCCCAGGACTTCTATGACTGGCTACAAGAGACAGATGTTGATCTCTCTGGTGTCAAATTTGCG GTGTTCGCTCTAGGGAACAAGACCTACGAACACTTCAATGCGATGGGGAAATACGTGGACAGCCGGCTGGAGCAGCTGGGCGCTCAGCGGATATTTGAAGTGGGGTTAGGGGATGACGATGGGAA CCTGGAGGAAGATTTTATCACCTGGAGAGAGCAGTTCTGGCCAGCTGTTTGTGAACATTTTGGAGTCGAAGCTACTGGTGAGGAGTCCAG TATTCGCCAGTATGAGCTAGTGGTGCACACGGACGAGAACATGAACAAAGTGTACACTGGGGAAATGGGCCGGCTGAAGAGCTACGAGAACCAGAAACC GCCTTTTGATGCCAAGAATCCATTCCTGGCTACCGTGACCACCAATCGGAAGTTGAACCAGGGAGGGGAGCGCCACCTCATGCACCTGGagttagacatctcaaactccaaAATCAG GTACGAGTCTGGGGACCATGTTGCTGTGTACCCAGCCAATGATGCTTCACTTGTTAATCAGCTTGGAGAGATCCTGGGTGCCGACCTGGATGTGGTCATGTCTCTGAACAACCTGGATG AGGAGTCCAACAAGAAGCACCCGTTCCCCTGCCCCACCACTTACCGCACAGCACTCACCTACTACCTGGACATCACCAATCCCCCCCGGACCAACGTTCTCTACGAGCTGGCGCAGTACGCGGGGGAGCCAGCCGAACAGGAGCAGCTCCGCAAGATGGCGTCCTCGTCGGGCGAGGGCAAG GAGCTGTACCTGAGCTGGGTGGTGGAAGCCAGGAGGAACATCCTGGCCATCCTTCAGGACTCCCCCTCACTGCGGCCCCCCATTGACCACCTGTGTGAGCTGCTGCCCCGCCTGCAGGCCCGCTACTACTCCATCGCCTCCTCCTCCAAG GTTCACCCCAACTCCGTTCACATCTGTGCTGTGGTTGTGGAGTACGAGACCAAGTCTGGCCGGATCAACAAGGGTGTGGCCACTAACTGGCTCAAGGCCAAGGAGCCTGCCGTGGAGAATGGGCACAAGGCCACAGTGCCTATGTTTGTTCGAAAGTCACAGTTCCGCCTGCCCTTCAAGCCCACCACGCCTGTCATCATGATTGGGCCGGGCACCGGCATCGCCCCCTTTGTAGGCTTCATCCAAGAGCGGGCTTGGCTGAAAGAACAGG GTAAGGAAGTCGGCGAGACCGTTCTGTACTACGGCTGCCGGCGTTCGGACGAGGATTACTTGTACCGGGAAGAGCTGGCCCAGTTCCAGAAGGATGGCGTCCTCTCCCAGCTTAACGTGGCCTTCTCCCGGGAGCAGGACCACAAG GTTTACGTGCAGCACCTGATGAAACAGAACAAGGAGCATCTTTGGCGACTGATCCAGGAGGGCAACGCGCATGTCTATGTGTGCGG GGATGCCCGGAACATGGCTCGTGACGTACAGAATGTGTTCTGCGAGATCGTGTCCGAGTTCGGGGGCATGAACCAGTCACAGGCTGTGGACTTCATCAAGAAACTGATGGCTAAGGGGCGCTATTCCCTGGATGTCTGGAGCTAG